One stretch of Acidobacteriota bacterium DNA includes these proteins:
- a CDS encoding type II secretion system protein, with amino-acid sequence MRQLVHSVNRSSLHPGQRGFTLIELVVATAILAILSMVALPLARVQLRRAQEKELRIALREIRTAIDNYKKAADQGRIQVELGSDGYPPELEDLVEGVELLNTPDNKKLRLLRRIPRDPLTNSTEWGKRSYQDEPDSTAWGGENVFDVFSQAQGTALDGTNYSEW; translated from the coding sequence GTGAGGCAGCTAGTCCATTCCGTAAATAGGTCCAGCCTCCATCCCGGTCAGCGCGGATTTACGCTGATTGAGCTGGTCGTGGCCACGGCCATTCTGGCCATCTTGTCGATGGTGGCGCTGCCGCTGGCGCGCGTGCAGTTGCGGCGGGCGCAGGAGAAGGAATTACGCATTGCGCTGCGCGAGATTCGCACCGCGATTGATAACTATAAAAAGGCCGCCGATCAAGGGCGCATCCAGGTGGAACTGGGCTCGGACGGCTATCCGCCGGAGCTTGAAGATCTGGTGGAGGGTGTGGAGTTACTGAACACGCCGGACAACAAAAAACTGCGGCTGCTGCGCCGCATTCCGCGCGATCCGCTGACCAACTCGACTGAGTGGGGCAAGCGGTCCTATCAGGACGAGCCGGACTCAACGGCTTGGGGCGGCGAAAATGTTTTCGACGTGTTCTCGCAGGCGCAGGGCACGGCGCTGGATGGAACAAACTACTCGGAGTGGTAG